A single Acidimicrobiia bacterium DNA region contains:
- a CDS encoding ABC transporter ATP-binding protein, with the protein MPAVVEVAHLAKSYGSFTAVEDVTFTVEEGEIFGILGPNGAGKTTTVECLQGLRKADGGEARVLGHNPRHEAAQLRRKIGSQLQESALPDRLKVWEALGLFSSLVPGGPSWESVLDQWGLSQKRNAKFGSLSGGQQQRLFIALAVVNAPELVFLDEMTTGLDPMSRRATWDLIKQIRDNGSTVILVTHFMDEAENLCDRIAVIDDKRVVALDTPEGLIQRYAGEAEVTFSAEVDDLSFLLQLDEVHRVDRQGRRAKVTGTGPLLARVAAEIVRNGIVPVDLEVKRATLEDVFLAITEEAR; encoded by the coding sequence GTGCCGGCGGTCGTCGAGGTAGCGCATCTCGCCAAGAGCTACGGCAGTTTCACGGCGGTGGAGGATGTGACCTTCACCGTCGAGGAAGGCGAGATCTTCGGGATTCTCGGTCCCAACGGCGCCGGCAAGACGACAACGGTCGAATGTCTGCAAGGACTTCGCAAGGCCGACGGCGGCGAGGCACGCGTGCTGGGACACAACCCCCGTCATGAAGCGGCACAACTGCGAAGGAAGATCGGATCCCAGCTGCAAGAGTCGGCCCTGCCCGATCGCCTGAAGGTTTGGGAAGCACTCGGATTGTTTTCGTCGCTGGTACCTGGGGGGCCTTCGTGGGAGTCCGTACTGGACCAGTGGGGCCTATCTCAGAAACGCAACGCCAAGTTCGGAAGTCTCTCAGGAGGCCAGCAGCAGCGTCTGTTCATAGCGCTGGCCGTGGTCAATGCCCCCGAACTGGTCTTTCTCGACGAGATGACAACCGGCCTCGATCCGATGTCGAGACGGGCAACCTGGGATCTCATCAAGCAGATCCGCGACAACGGTTCGACTGTCATACTCGTCACTCACTTCATGGACGAGGCCGAGAACCTCTGTGATCGAATCGCGGTGATAGACGACAAGCGAGTCGTGGCGCTCGACACCCCGGAAGGGCTCATCCAGAGATACGCGGGGGAGGCTGAGGTCACTTTCTCAGCCGAAGTCGATGACCTGAGCTTCCTGCTGCAGTTGGACGAGGTCCACCGGGTGGATCGGCAAGGTCGGCGGGCAAAGGTGACCGGGACGGGGCCGCTGCTGGCGCGAGTTGCCGCCGAGATCGTGCGGAACGGAATCGTGCCCGTGGATCTCGAGGTCAAGCGGGCGACCCTGGAGGACGTCTTCCTCGCAATCACGGAAGAGGCTCGCTGA
- a CDS encoding ABC transporter permease, protein MQTLVKLSWVELKLFMREPLTVMFSLALPLIMLFVLGGVFGNEPSQPGEQLVYRGVGPMTYYVPAYLALVVASVCVISIPTHLAGNRERGVLKRFHASSVGASAVAGAELAVALVVSAVSGVLLLIAARIAYDFDPAGSIPAVVGVFGLLIIGFAAFGIFLGAVLPTARAAQAVGMLIWFVMLFLGGAGPPPEVLTDVMRTVSDYTPLWHAVRMMQDAWLGLDAGSSWAIFGAIAVVSAGFGLRFFRWE, encoded by the coding sequence ATGCAGACACTGGTGAAGTTGTCGTGGGTCGAGCTCAAGTTGTTCATGCGTGAACCATTGACCGTGATGTTCTCTCTTGCGTTGCCGCTGATCATGCTCTTTGTACTCGGCGGTGTCTTCGGCAACGAGCCGTCGCAGCCGGGGGAGCAGCTGGTATATCGAGGGGTCGGGCCGATGACCTACTACGTGCCGGCCTATCTGGCGCTCGTCGTTGCATCGGTGTGCGTCATCAGCATTCCTACTCACCTGGCGGGGAACCGGGAGCGCGGAGTCCTGAAACGTTTTCACGCATCGTCGGTCGGAGCCAGCGCCGTCGCCGGCGCAGAGTTGGCGGTAGCGCTGGTTGTTTCGGCGGTCAGCGGAGTGTTGCTGCTTATCGCGGCGCGAATCGCCTACGACTTCGATCCGGCCGGGTCGATACCGGCGGTCGTCGGCGTGTTCGGCCTGCTGATCATCGGGTTTGCAGCCTTCGGCATCTTCTTGGGTGCGGTCCTCCCGACTGCTCGAGCCGCCCAGGCCGTAGGAATGCTGATCTGGTTCGTGATGCTGTTCCTCGGTGGCGCCGGGCCGCCGCCGGAGGTGCTCACCGACGTGATGCGGACGGTGTCCGATTACACGCCGCTCTGGCACGCCGTTCGAATGATGCAGGACGCATGGCTGGGCCTCGACGCCGGATCATCCTGGGCCATCTTCGGGGCGATCGCCGTGGTGAGCGCCGGTTTCGGCCTGAGGTTCTTCCGCTGGGAGTAG
- a CDS encoding DUF222 domain-containing protein, with product MFDVGTISVDELEVIPRELDEMEPGPFLDAILAHTDVSRLSGFDRVTVLRARQRMASHYQAMLYADMAAIAEAVEELDGSENPEMVAEGAAAEIRVALRLTRRTADAELAMALDLRQRLPHLFDAFVTGDLDLRRVRTIVYGTGHLDDLTSRRVVDQILEQASHLTTGQLKSALARLCIEVDPEQAKTRFERAAEERRVVTEMSEQGTGHLFGMDLPPDQVAAASAHINRLAQSLKQDGEARTMDQLRADVYLDLLRGINSGTSQKPAGVEIRVDLTTLTELSENPGELAGYGPVIADIARQTAGRQQDGQWRFVVTDTRSGLPVSHGTTRRRPTATQQRHVEVHNPVCVFPGCRMPAVSCDLDHRNPWSRGGPTEVENLAPLCRHDHRIRHQHSWTHQPLAQGDHQWTTKLGHTFTTSGRPP from the coding sequence ATGTTCGACGTAGGAACGATTTCTGTGGATGAGCTCGAGGTGATTCCACGAGAGCTAGACGAAATGGAACCGGGCCCGTTTCTGGACGCCATCCTGGCCCATACGGATGTGTCACGCCTGTCCGGTTTCGACCGGGTGACGGTGCTGCGGGCTCGACAGAGGATGGCATCGCACTATCAGGCCATGCTGTATGCAGACATGGCCGCGATAGCCGAAGCAGTCGAAGAGCTGGACGGGTCGGAGAACCCCGAGATGGTGGCAGAAGGTGCGGCGGCCGAGATCAGGGTGGCGTTGCGGTTGACCCGGCGTACGGCAGATGCAGAACTGGCCATGGCCCTGGATCTGCGGCAACGACTGCCTCACTTGTTCGACGCATTCGTGACGGGCGACCTCGACCTTCGCCGGGTCCGGACCATCGTGTATGGCACCGGTCACCTCGATGACCTAACGTCCCGGCGGGTAGTCGACCAGATCCTCGAACAGGCCTCCCATCTGACCACAGGACAGTTGAAATCTGCGCTGGCTCGACTCTGCATAGAAGTCGATCCCGAGCAAGCCAAAACCCGGTTTGAGCGGGCCGCCGAGGAGCGGCGGGTCGTGACCGAAATGTCCGAGCAAGGCACGGGCCACCTATTCGGAATGGACCTGCCACCCGACCAGGTAGCAGCCGCATCAGCCCATATCAACCGTCTCGCCCAAAGCCTCAAACAAGACGGCGAGGCGCGCACGATGGACCAGTTGCGGGCCGACGTGTACCTCGACCTCCTTCGAGGTATCAACAGCGGCACCAGCCAGAAACCAGCAGGAGTGGAGATTCGGGTCGATCTCACCACCCTGACGGAACTCTCCGAGAACCCGGGCGAACTTGCCGGATATGGGCCGGTCATTGCTGACATCGCCCGCCAGACCGCCGGCCGGCAACAAGACGGGCAATGGCGCTTCGTGGTCACCGACACTCGCAGCGGATTGCCTGTATCCCACGGAACAACACGACGGAGACCCACCGCAACCCAGCAACGTCACGTCGAGGTCCACAACCCGGTCTGCGTTTTTCCAGGATGTCGCATGCCGGCCGTATCCTGTGACCTAGACCACCGCAACCCATGGTCCCGGGGCGGACCAACCGAGGTCGAGAACCTCGCGCCACTCTGCCGGCACGACCATCGCATCCGCCACCAGCACAGCTGGACCCACCAACCCCTCGCCCAAGGCGACCACCAATGGACCACCAAGCTCGGCCACACCTTCACCACCAGCGGCCGACCACCGTAG
- a CDS encoding NAD(P)-dependent alcohol dehydrogenase has product MKAIVQDEYGSSDVLKLQEVDDAVAADNGVLVRVHAASIHPGDWLLMMGQPYLFRPVFGLRRPRKRIPGFDFAGTVESTGKDAKEFQPGDEVFGNAEDGSCAEYVSVSEETVALKPANLTLEQAAVVAVSGVTALRGLRDAGKLKPGRHVLINGASGGIGTFAVQIAKAMGAEVTGVCSTRNVEMVGSIGADHVIDYTQENFTQGGERYDVILDNVANHSLAECRRALNPDGILLTNNGTSGSRWVGPLGRMAAAALLSPFVRKQRPPFYAPVRKRDLLDLTELIEAGKVTPVIGSTFPLSETSDAMSRVGEGHARGKVAITL; this is encoded by the coding sequence ATGAAAGCGATAGTCCAAGATGAGTACGGCTCGTCTGATGTCCTGAAGCTCCAGGAGGTCGACGACGCCGTCGCGGCAGACAATGGAGTGTTGGTGAGAGTCCACGCCGCCTCGATTCATCCGGGTGATTGGCTGCTGATGATGGGCCAACCATATTTGTTCCGCCCGGTGTTCGGGCTCCGCAGACCACGAAAGCGGATTCCTGGATTCGATTTCGCAGGAACCGTGGAGAGCACCGGCAAGGACGCCAAGGAGTTCCAGCCGGGTGATGAGGTCTTCGGCAACGCCGAAGACGGCAGTTGCGCGGAGTACGTGTCGGTTTCTGAGGAGACGGTGGCGCTGAAGCCGGCGAACCTCACATTGGAGCAAGCAGCGGTGGTGGCGGTTTCCGGAGTCACCGCCCTCCGCGGGTTGCGGGACGCCGGGAAGTTGAAGCCGGGCCGGCACGTGTTGATCAACGGAGCATCGGGCGGAATCGGGACTTTCGCCGTGCAGATCGCCAAAGCGATGGGGGCCGAGGTGACCGGCGTTTGCAGCACGAGGAACGTCGAGATGGTCGGGTCCATCGGCGCCGATCACGTCATCGATTACACCCAGGAGAACTTCACGCAGGGCGGCGAACGTTACGACGTCATCCTCGACAATGTGGCCAACCATTCGCTGGCGGAATGCAGGCGGGCGCTCAACCCGGACGGGATTCTCCTCACCAACAACGGAACCTCGGGCAGTCGTTGGGTCGGGCCGCTGGGCCGGATGGCCGCCGCGGCCCTGCTTTCACCGTTCGTGCGCAAACAACGGCCCCCGTTCTACGCACCGGTGAGGAAGAGAGACCTGCTTGATCTGACGGAGTTGATCGAAGCCGGAAAGGTCACACCGGTCATCGGCAGCACGTTCCCGCTGAGCGAAACCTCTGATGCCATGAGCCGGGTCGGCGAGGGACACGCTCGAGGGAAAGTCGCCATCACGCTCTAG
- a CDS encoding GNAT family N-acetyltransferase, with amino-acid sequence MITVARFTTRDASIECLVQIRDLFFTAFDETFTEQDWEHVLGGWHVVVGDGDAVVAHAAVVERVLEVAGRPFRTGYVEGVATHPARQREGLGSQTMGEVGQLLLSEFEMGALATSVEGFYEGLGWVRWLGPTYVRYGSDLVRTEEEDGGVMVLPFGPSEGIDLSSPLSCPSRSGDDW; translated from the coding sequence ATGATTACCGTTGCTCGGTTCACGACACGTGATGCCTCGATCGAGTGCCTCGTCCAGATCCGGGATTTGTTTTTCACGGCCTTCGATGAGACTTTCACGGAACAGGATTGGGAGCACGTTCTCGGTGGCTGGCATGTCGTGGTCGGCGACGGCGATGCGGTCGTCGCGCACGCGGCCGTTGTTGAGCGGGTGCTGGAAGTGGCCGGCCGGCCCTTCCGCACCGGGTATGTAGAGGGAGTGGCCACCCATCCGGCCAGACAGCGTGAAGGTCTTGGCTCACAGACGATGGGCGAAGTTGGTCAACTGCTCCTGAGTGAGTTCGAGATGGGTGCTCTGGCTACCAGCGTTGAGGGTTTCTACGAGGGTCTTGGGTGGGTGCGGTGGCTGGGCCCCACCTACGTTCGGTACGGTTCGGATCTGGTGCGAACAGAAGAAGAGGACGGCGGAGTCATGGTCCTTCCGTTCGGGCCCAGCGAGGGTATCGATCTCTCTTCGCCGCTTTCGTGTCCGAGTCGATCGGGCGACGACTGGTAG
- a CDS encoding DUF4242 domain-containing protein, with protein sequence MPTFMDVHNVDGGVSAADVAGAHQADLATQAKYGVNYKHYWVDEAAGKIFCLVDAPDAETAATVHREAHGLVADEIYEVSEGS encoded by the coding sequence ATGCCGACGTTTATGGACGTTCACAATGTGGACGGTGGTGTTTCGGCAGCCGATGTTGCAGGAGCCCATCAGGCCGACCTGGCGACCCAAGCCAAGTATGGAGTGAACTACAAGCACTACTGGGTTGATGAGGCTGCCGGAAAGATCTTCTGTCTTGTTGATGCTCCCGACGCGGAGACAGCGGCGACTGTGCATCGTGAGGCGCATGGTCTCGTAGCCGATGAGATCTACGAGGTTTCTGAAGGCTCGTAA
- a CDS encoding ABC transporter permease has protein sequence MKSKLRIRDIIGLGYQGILKRRARSVLTAAGIAIGIAAIVAVLGISASGRSDLLAALDSLGTNLLRVTEGPGILGQSSGFPNGAAEMAGRIGPVRQYSAATLVDGTVRRSDMVPELQTSGIGLFSARENLLEVVGGAMREGRFLDEAADRLPVVVLGNVAAERLGIRSLEPRPRVYVGGTWFTVVGIAGELPLHPDLERGAFIGATIANDLFDTPRAPTSIYLRVDLESIEEVVDVLPATISPENPDQVEIARPSDALAARRAAEEALTGLLVGLGAVALLVGGVAIANIMVMSVLERRMEIGVRRALGATRGHIRAQFLFESTLLASAGGIVGVLMGSGITVAFAINRDLTLAMPIGGVLGSIGAALAVGGIAGLYPAIRAARIEPAEAVRTG, from the coding sequence GTGAAGAGCAAGCTGCGCATCCGCGACATCATCGGCCTCGGCTACCAGGGCATCCTCAAGAGGAGGGCCCGCTCGGTGTTGACGGCCGCCGGTATCGCCATAGGCATCGCAGCCATCGTGGCGGTTCTCGGTATCTCGGCGTCGGGACGCAGCGACCTGCTTGCCGCTCTCGACAGCCTCGGGACCAACCTGCTGCGGGTCACCGAGGGGCCGGGCATCCTTGGTCAATCGAGCGGATTCCCGAATGGGGCCGCGGAAATGGCCGGCCGTATAGGGCCGGTACGGCAGTACTCGGCCGCAACCCTGGTCGATGGAACCGTCCGGCGCTCCGACATGGTGCCTGAACTGCAGACGAGTGGAATAGGCCTGTTCTCCGCCCGGGAAAACCTGTTGGAGGTTGTCGGTGGAGCGATGCGTGAGGGTCGCTTTCTGGACGAAGCCGCCGACCGGCTTCCCGTAGTCGTGCTCGGCAACGTAGCCGCCGAGAGACTCGGCATCCGAAGCCTCGAACCGCGACCGCGGGTCTACGTCGGTGGAACCTGGTTCACGGTCGTTGGAATCGCCGGGGAGCTCCCGTTGCATCCTGATCTGGAACGGGGAGCGTTCATCGGCGCGACGATAGCCAACGATCTGTTTGACACGCCGAGGGCCCCTACCTCCATCTATCTGCGGGTCGATTTGGAGTCGATCGAAGAGGTGGTCGACGTGTTGCCGGCCACCATCAGCCCCGAGAATCCCGATCAGGTAGAGATCGCCCGACCCTCAGATGCCCTGGCTGCCCGGCGTGCAGCTGAGGAGGCTCTCACCGGCCTCCTGGTCGGCCTGGGCGCGGTGGCGCTTCTGGTCGGGGGAGTCGCCATCGCCAACATCATGGTGATGTCGGTGCTCGAAAGACGTATGGAGATAGGGGTTCGTAGGGCTCTCGGCGCCACTCGCGGCCACATTCGAGCCCAGTTCCTCTTCGAATCGACCCTTCTTGCATCGGCCGGTGGAATAGTCGGGGTGCTCATGGGTTCCGGCATTACGGTCGCTTTCGCCATCAACAGAGACCTCACCCTGGCAATGCCGATCGGCGGTGTGCTCGGCAGCATCGGCGCGGCTCTTGCCGTCGGCGGTATCGCCGGTCTATACCCCGCGATTCGCGCCGCTCGCATCGAACCTGCCGAGGCAGTCCGTACCGGCTGA
- a CDS encoding ABC transporter ATP-binding protein, translating into MSLIELERVSKSYPGPPRVDALVDVDFSAAAGDSVAVVGPSGSGKSTLLHIMGALDRPSEGSVRLDGNDVSEMSDRQLSGLRANLIGFVFQDFFLLSGTTALDNVAQGLLYRGVGSRERRERAAEALARVGLEGRIDHLPTQLSGGERQRVAIARAILGNPAVVFADEPTGNLDSKTGAGIVDVLLDLNRAGTTVVVITHDREVAGRFGREVSILDGRITAERES; encoded by the coding sequence ATGAGCCTCATAGAGCTCGAGCGAGTCTCGAAGTCCTACCCCGGTCCGCCGCGCGTTGACGCCCTCGTCGATGTCGACTTCTCGGCCGCCGCCGGTGACTCGGTTGCGGTTGTAGGCCCGTCAGGGTCCGGAAAATCGACTCTTCTGCACATCATGGGTGCCCTCGACCGGCCGTCGGAGGGTTCGGTCCGTCTGGACGGCAACGACGTCTCTGAAATGTCAGACCGGCAGCTATCGGGCCTTCGAGCGAACCTGATTGGCTTCGTGTTCCAAGATTTCTTCCTCCTGTCGGGCACCACCGCACTCGACAACGTTGCGCAGGGCTTGCTGTACAGGGGAGTCGGTTCAAGGGAGCGGCGAGAACGCGCCGCGGAAGCGCTCGCCAGGGTCGGACTGGAAGGGCGAATAGACCACCTTCCGACGCAACTCTCGGGGGGTGAGCGGCAGCGGGTGGCCATCGCGCGCGCCATCCTTGGTAATCCGGCGGTGGTTTTCGCCGATGAACCCACCGGCAACCTCGATTCCAAGACGGGCGCCGGCATTGTCGACGTGCTGTTGGATCTGAATAGAGCCGGAACAACGGTCGTGGTGATTACCCATGATCGTGAGGTCGCCGGACGGTTCGGCCGGGAGGTCTCGATTCTGGATGGGCGCATCACCGCGGAGCGGGAATCGTGA
- a CDS encoding peptidoglycan-binding protein — MKRALGWVAAIALLGAVGAGGFYGINRLVDEQDEPEAVVKPELVAVALERGDLVDVETFDGQLRYRDQSLVYAASGGVVTWLPEQGAKIARGEKLFELNGAPVVLMFGERPAWRALLEGIEAGPDVEQLEQNLEALGFTAGNSLVVDAEYTEATANSVEDWQADLGIPEDGVVELGRVMFERGEVRVGRLLTEAGATVGPGSPLFEISGTEREIVVALDLDRQELVSEGGAATIVLPDDTETPGTITSISNVVVVDPQTGRQTIEMTIAFDDPEAGATFEQAAVDVEVVSEEVLDALLAPVEAVLALAEGGYAVEVVEGDTTRLVAVELGKFADGLVAVSGEIREGDLVAVPR, encoded by the coding sequence GTGAAGCGAGCGCTCGGATGGGTGGCGGCGATTGCCCTGCTCGGCGCGGTCGGTGCCGGTGGCTTCTACGGAATCAACCGGCTGGTTGATGAGCAAGACGAGCCGGAGGCAGTGGTGAAGCCAGAGCTGGTGGCAGTGGCGCTCGAGCGGGGCGACCTCGTCGACGTTGAGACATTCGATGGGCAGCTCAGATACCGGGATCAGTCCCTGGTATACGCAGCATCCGGCGGAGTTGTCACCTGGCTCCCCGAGCAAGGGGCGAAGATCGCCAGAGGCGAGAAACTCTTCGAGCTCAATGGTGCCCCCGTGGTCCTGATGTTCGGTGAACGGCCTGCCTGGCGCGCGCTCTTGGAAGGAATCGAAGCGGGTCCCGACGTCGAGCAGCTGGAACAGAACCTCGAAGCGCTCGGTTTCACGGCGGGCAACAGCCTGGTGGTGGATGCGGAGTACACCGAGGCGACGGCGAACAGCGTCGAAGACTGGCAGGCCGACCTCGGCATACCCGAAGACGGCGTAGTAGAACTCGGCAGGGTCATGTTCGAGCGCGGAGAGGTACGGGTAGGGCGGCTTCTGACAGAAGCCGGTGCAACAGTCGGGCCGGGATCTCCCCTCTTCGAGATCTCGGGCACGGAACGAGAAATCGTGGTCGCTCTGGATCTGGATCGACAGGAGCTGGTTTCCGAAGGCGGAGCAGCAACCATCGTGCTGCCCGACGACACAGAAACCCCGGGCACTATCACTTCTATCTCGAATGTGGTGGTGGTAGATCCACAGACCGGCCGGCAAACCATCGAGATGACGATCGCCTTCGACGACCCGGAGGCGGGAGCCACATTCGAGCAAGCGGCCGTGGATGTCGAAGTTGTCTCAGAAGAGGTGCTGGATGCGCTGCTCGCACCGGTCGAGGCGGTCCTGGCGCTCGCGGAAGGCGGCTATGCCGTTGAAGTCGTTGAGGGCGACACCACCAGGTTGGTCGCCGTCGAACTCGGCAAGTTCGCAGACGGCCTGGTGGCGGTCAGCGGCGAGATCCGGGAAGGCGATCTCGTCGCCGTCCCGCGATGA
- a CDS encoding glycerol-3-phosphate acyltransferase codes for MSVWIAGVAVIVGYLFGAVSFTRILGRWVLPGDDLSGLEVKLGEGTLRFNRTSASLISMKRGPAYGCLTGLLDMAKAAVPVLVFKMVFRDHDYEFLAAAAAVVGHNYPVFHRFHGGAGMSPYLGGLAVLDWVAVPVVTLLGTLTGVLMRNVVLAYASGVIWLIPWFWWRDAGWPAFAYALVVNFAVWVALWPVITDLTRMQRSGEIDRKEAMRILRSGHPSLDRDKYQSE; via the coding sequence ATGAGCGTCTGGATCGCGGGCGTCGCGGTAATCGTCGGATATCTGTTCGGGGCGGTGTCATTCACCCGGATCCTCGGCCGCTGGGTGCTCCCCGGCGATGATCTCAGCGGGCTCGAGGTCAAGCTGGGGGAAGGCACGCTCCGGTTCAATCGCACCAGCGCTTCTCTGATCTCGATGAAACGCGGGCCTGCGTACGGGTGTCTGACGGGGTTGCTCGACATGGCCAAGGCGGCCGTACCCGTCCTCGTTTTCAAGATGGTGTTCCGGGACCACGACTATGAGTTCCTTGCTGCCGCGGCGGCCGTGGTTGGACACAACTACCCGGTGTTCCACCGATTCCACGGTGGAGCCGGCATGTCGCCGTACCTGGGGGGATTAGCCGTCCTGGATTGGGTGGCGGTTCCGGTGGTAACCCTGCTGGGAACGCTGACCGGCGTGCTCATGCGCAACGTGGTCCTTGCCTATGCCTCGGGTGTGATCTGGCTGATTCCGTGGTTCTGGTGGCGTGATGCCGGCTGGCCTGCCTTCGCCTACGCCCTGGTCGTCAATTTCGCAGTTTGGGTCGCCCTCTGGCCGGTGATAACAGATCTAACCCGGATGCAGCGATCCGGCGAGATCGACCGCAAAGAGGCCATGCGGATCTTGCGCAGCGGACACCCGTCGCTCGATCGGGACAAATACCAGTCGGAATAG